A genomic segment from Leopardus geoffroyi isolate Oge1 chromosome A2, O.geoffroyi_Oge1_pat1.0, whole genome shotgun sequence encodes:
- the SRI gene encoding sorcin — MAYPGHPGAGGGYYPGGYGGAPGGPTFPGQTQDPLYGYFAAVAGQDGQIDADELQRCLTQSGIAGGYKPFNLETCRLMVSMLDRDMSGTMGFNEFKELWAVLNGWRQHFTSFDSDRSGTVDPQELQKALTTMGFRLSPQAVNSIAKRYSTNGKITFDDYIACCVKLRALTDSFRRRDTAQQGVVNFPYDDFIQCVMSV, encoded by the exons ATGGCGTACCCCGGGCACCCTGGCGCCGGCGGCGGGTACTACCCAGGCGGG TATGGAGGGGCTCCCGGAGGGCCTACGTTTCCCGGACAAACTCAGGATCCGCTGTATGGTTACTTTGCTGCTGTAGCAGGACAG gatGGGCAGATAGATGCTGATGAATTGCAGAGATGTCTGACACAGTCAGGCATTGCTGGAGGATACAAAC CTTTTAACCTGGAGACTTGTCGGCTTATGGTGTCAATGCTGGAT AGAGATATGTCAGGCACAATGGGTTTCAATGAATTTAAAGAACTCTGGGCCGTGCTGAACGGCTGGAGACAACACTTCACCAGTTTTGACAGTGACAGGAGTGGAACAGTGGACCCTCAAGAACTGCAGAAGGCCCTAACCACAATGG gATTTCGGTTGAGCCCCCAAGCTGTGAATTCAATTGCAAAACGATACAGCACCAATGGCAAGATCACTTTTGATGACTACATCGCCTGCTGTGTGAAACTGCGAGCTCTGACAG ACAGCTTTCGAAGACGGGATACTGCTCAGCAAGGTGTTGTGAATTTCCCATATGATGAT TTCATTCAGTGCGTCATGAGTGTTTAA